A genomic stretch from Xylanivirga thermophila includes:
- the proC gene encoding pyrroline-5-carboxylate reductase, translated as MNNINNISIGVIGAGNMSTAIIKGILSEDLIPSKNIWVYDIDQSKLDTIVENTYIQGANNNNQLVEKSNIIILAVKPNIYPSILEEITPYLTSSKILISIAAGISIKFINDKIKKRCKVVRIMPNTPALVGYGVIALCKNHELDEKELEYVISIFKCLGKIEEVDETLINAVTGVSGSGPAYVYMFIEALADGGVMMGLPRDQAYRMAAQTVLGAAKMVLDTKEHPGVLKDAVCSPGGTTVEAVYTLEQSGFRGIIMDAVKKCTEKGELLTK; from the coding sequence ATGAATAATATAAATAATATTTCTATAGGCGTTATAGGAGCAGGAAACATGTCAACTGCTATAATAAAAGGTATATTATCTGAAGACTTAATTCCGTCTAAAAACATTTGGGTATATGATATAGATCAATCAAAGTTGGACACAATCGTAGAAAATACATATATACAAGGGGCAAATAACAATAATCAATTAGTCGAAAAAAGTAATATTATAATTCTTGCAGTAAAACCTAATATATATCCTTCTATTTTAGAAGAAATTACCCCTTATTTAACTTCGAGCAAGATATTGATCTCAATAGCAGCAGGTATTAGCATAAAATTTATAAACGATAAAATAAAAAAAAGATGTAAAGTGGTACGCATTATGCCCAATACGCCAGCATTGGTGGGTTATGGAGTAATTGCATTATGTAAAAATCATGAACTAGATGAAAAAGAATTGGAATATGTAATCAGTATATTTAAGTGTCTCGGTAAAATAGAAGAGGTAGATGAAACGCTAATAAATGCAGTAACAGGTGTAAGTGGTAGTGGTCCCGCTTATGTTTATATGTTTATAGAAGCTTTGGCAGACGGGGGCGTTATGATGGGGCTTCCTAGGGATCAAGCTTATAGAATGGCAGCTCAAACAGTATTAGGAGCAGCTAAAATGGTGCTTGATACAAAAGAACATCCTGGAGTTTTAAAAGACGCAGTATGTTCACCTGGAGGAACCACCGTGGAAGCAGTATATACATTAGAACAGTCTGGGTTTAGGGGGATTATTATGGATGCAGTAAAAAAATGTACAGAAAAAGGAGAATTGCTTACCAAATGA
- a CDS encoding helix-turn-helix domain-containing protein: protein MANSNCNTGTRKFEHLNSYERGIICALLNEGKSIRYIARQLGREPSTISREIKRGTALQLKSNLETYEAYFPETGQAVYQKNRQNCGRKCKLIQAEAFINFAEE from the coding sequence ATGGCTAATTCTAATTGTAACACAGGTACACGCAAATTTGAACATCTAAATTCATATGAACGTGGAATAATATGTGCTTTGCTAAATGAGGGGAAAAGTATTAGATATATCGCAAGACAACTTGGTAGAGAGCCAAGCACTATTAGCAGAGAAATAAAGCGGGGAACAGCTCTCCAGTTAAAAAGCAACTTGGAAACATATGAAGCTTACTTCCCAGAGACTGGACAGGCAGTTTATCAAAAGAACCGCCAGAATTGTGGTCGTAAATGTAAGTTAATACAGGCAGAAGCATTTATTAATTTTGCTGAAGAAAA
- the rnhA gene encoding ribonuclease HI, with the protein MKHVDIYTDGACSGNPGPGGWAAVLIYNNIKKEISGYEKDTTNNRMELLAPIKALSILNQPCDVNIYTDSAYVFNAFDKAWLQKWQKNGWKTSSKQPVQNKELWEQLITFANIHNIKWIKVKGHSDNEINNRCDELARNAISENKKDG; encoded by the coding sequence ATGAAACATGTAGATATATATACAGATGGTGCCTGTAGTGGCAATCCTGGTCCAGGTGGATGGGCAGCAGTTTTAATTTATAATAATATAAAAAAAGAAATATCAGGATATGAAAAAGATACAACTAATAACCGAATGGAACTTTTAGCACCTATAAAGGCATTATCCATATTAAATCAACCGTGTGATGTAAATATATATACTGACAGTGCGTATGTATTTAATGCCTTTGATAAAGCTTGGTTGCAAAAGTGGCAGAAAAATGGCTGGAAAACAAGTTCAAAACAACCTGTACAAAACAAGGAGCTTTGGGAACAACTTATAACCTTTGCAAATATACATAATATAAAATGGATAAAGGTCAAAGGACATAGCGATAACGAAATAAATAATAGATGCGATGAACTAGCAAGAAATGCAATATCTGAAAATAAAAAAGATGGCTAA